One genomic window of Myxocyprinus asiaticus isolate MX2 ecotype Aquarium Trade chromosome 5, UBuf_Myxa_2, whole genome shotgun sequence includes the following:
- the LOC127440855 gene encoding gastrula zinc finger protein XlCGF7.1-like → MDFIKEEREDMVYPEPHREKNEETEEQIGLMEVKVESQELNEKEKHQDLHTSITVDKSFCFSNTENISSQQTTQSTEDTNYFTCPHCGKSFTRKLTLMEHIRIHTGEKPFTCPQCGKRFRHRITLKEHIRIHTGEKPFTCPQCGKSFRQKTSLNAHMRVHTGVKPYTCYLCGKSFRQKGCLYVHRRVHTGEKPYTCTQCRKSFPQKESLKNHMRVHTGERPFTCYLCGQRFRYVNSVQNHIQSVHIGAKSLNCDQCDKSFSLESDLKTHLKIHKDPQLCSFCGESFSCPHRFNEHQKIHTSGKAHVCPECGDAFAGAGNLKIHQRIHIKEKPNSCS, encoded by the coding sequence gccTGATGGAAGTAAAAgtggaaagtcaagaactgaatgaaaagGAGAAACATCAGGATCTTCATACATCCATAACTGTAGATAAATCATTTTGTTTCTCAAATACTGAAAATATTTCCTCACAACAAACAACTCAAAGCACAGAAGACACAAATTATTTCACCTGCCctcattgtggaaagagtttcacacgtaAATTAACCCTAATGGaacacataagaattcacactggagagaagcctttcacatgtcctcagtgtgGGAAGAGATTCAGACATAGAATAACCCTAAAGGaacacataagaattcacactggagagaagcctttcacatgtcctcagtgtgGGAAGAGCTTCAGACAAAAGACAAGCCTTAATGCccacatgagagttcacactggTGTGAAGCCTTACACTTGCTAtctgtgtggaaagagtttcagacaaAAAGGATGTCTTTATGTCCACAgaagagttcacactggagagaagccttacacatgcaCTCAGTGTAGAAAGAGTTTCCCACAGAAAGAAAGCCTTAAAAAtcacatgagagttcacactggagagaggcctttcacATGCTATTTGTGTGGACAGAGATTCAGATATGTAAATAGTGTTCAAAATCATATTCAGTCTGTGCACATTGGAGCAAAGTCATTAAACTGTGATCAGTGTGATAAAAGTTTTAGCTTGGAATCAGACCTGAAGACACACCTGAAAATTCACAAGGACCCCCaattgtgttctttttgtggagaGAGTTTTTCATGCCCGCACCGTTTTAATGAGCACCAGAAAATTCATACTAGTGGGAAAGCTCATGTGTGCCCTGAGTGTGGCGATGCCTTTGCTGGTGCCGGCAACTTGAAGATACACCAAAGAATCCATATTAAAGAAAAACCTAACAGCTGTTCATAA